One genomic window of Myxocyprinus asiaticus isolate MX2 ecotype Aquarium Trade chromosome 5, UBuf_Myxa_2, whole genome shotgun sequence includes the following:
- the LOC127441303 gene encoding major facilitator superfamily domain-containing protein 12-like isoform X1, with product MSDSSENSLPALRQLSYAVGHFLNDLCASMWFTYLLVFYHSVLGFQNTNAGVLLLVGQIADGVCTPLIGYESDKTPGCGSYGKRKTWHLVGTFSVLLSFPFVFNQCLGCDLNTPQWVSLTYFTPFIVIFQFGWAATQISHLSLIPELVSCEHEKVELTAYRYAFTVIANITVYAVAWLMFHFQGDDPTVTDNLGPADITVFRNLSLIVVGIGALFSLLFHLGTREKGARTSQEEDGSSPGERQPLLKNSTVAPPTNLLQWQHWLRQPSFYQVAVLYMSTRLIVNLSQTYISMYLTYTLLLPKKYIATIPLVMYVSGFASSFIMKPLSKLTGKCITYFMGLLLILAFSYWVLLDTHMGDKVYGAAVLLGVGSATILVMSLAMTAELIGDQTQSGAFVYGAMSFTDKVANGLGVMIIQALHPCRTIVCCPACVWYYHYAMVIVTGGVAILAALGLCTILIWPIKIVHLSERCRNGSVNSSDFKDLPEVTGLMGSDREDSESSEQPSIN from the exons ATGTCGGACTCTTCCGAAAACTCGTTACCCGCTCTCAGGCAGTTGAGTTACGCGGTGGGACACTTTCTCAATGACCTGTGTGCCTCTATGTGGTTTACATACCTGCTGGTGTTTTATCACTCAGTGTTGGGCTTTCAGAACACGAATGCTGGTGTGTTGTTGCTGGTGGGGCAGATAGCAGATGGAGTGTGTACACCGCTAATCGGCTACGAGTCTGATAAAACACCCGGCTGTGGCTCTTATGGAAAGAGAAAGACGTGGCATTTAGTTG GAACTTTTAGCGTCTTGCTGTCCTTCCCCTTTGTATTTAACCAGTGCCTGGGCTGTGATCTGAACACACCACAGTGGGTCAGTCTCACCTACTTCACCCCCTTCATTGTGATCTtccagtttggctgggcggccaccCAGATTTCCCATCTGTCCCTCATTCCCGAGCTGGTGTCCTGTGAGCATGAAAAAGTGGAGCTCACTGCATACAG GTATGCCTTCACAGTGATAGCCAACATCACAGTGTATGCCGTGGCCTGGCTGATGTTTCATTTTCAAGGGGATGACCCCACTGTTACAGACAACCTCGGCCCTGCTGACATCACTGTTTTCAGA aatttaagTCTCATAGTGGTGGGCATTGGAGCACTGTTCTCGCTGCTGTTTCACCTGGGCACACGGGAGAAGGGAGCACGTACCAGTCAGGAGGAGGATGGGTCCAGTCCTGGGGAGCGCCAACCTCTTCTCAAGAACTCCACTGTGGCCCCTCCCACCAATCTGCTGCAATGGCAACACTGGCTGAGACAGCCATCATTCTACCAG GTGGCTGTGCTTTACATGTCAACCAGACTAATAGTGAACCTGTCACAGACATACATTTCCATGTACCTCACCTATACACTACTGCTGCCAAAG AAGTACATAGCCACTATTCCCCTTGTTATGTATGTGAGTGGCTTTGCTTCCTCATTTATCATGAAGCCTCTTAGCAAACTGACAGGGAAATGT ATTACCTATTTTATGGGACTGCTGCTGATTCTTGCATTCTCCTATTGGGTGCTGCTGGACACACATATGGGAGACAAGGTGTATGGGGCAGCTGTATTATTAGGGGTGGGGTCCGCCACCATCCTAGTGATGTCACTTGCCATGACCGCTGAACTCATAGGAGATCAGACA CAAAGTGGGGCTTTTGTGTATGGTGCTATGAGCTTCACTGACAAGGTTGCTAATGGTCTGGGAGTTATGATCATCCAAGCCCTGCACCCCTGCCG CACGATAGTATGCTGTCCAGCCTGCGTATGGTATTACCACTATGCCATGGTCATTGTCACTGGTGGAGTGGCCATTTTAGCAGCTCTTGGCCTCTGCACAATCCTTATCTGGCCCATAAAGATTGTTCACC TGTCTGAGCGATGTCGTAATGGTTCAGTAAACAGCAGTGACTTTAAGG ATCTGCCTGAAGTGACTGGCCTTATGGGGAGTGATAGAGAAGACTCTGAGAGCTCTGAGCAGCCTTCAATCAACTGA
- the LOC127441303 gene encoding major facilitator superfamily domain-containing protein 12-like isoform X2 gives MSDSSENSLPALRQLSYAVGHFLNDLCASMWFTYLLVFYHSVLGFQNTNAGVLLLVGQIADGVCTPLIGYESDKTPGCGSYGKRKTWHLVGTFSVLLSFPFVFNQCLGCDLNTPQWVSLTYFTPFIVIFQFGWAATQISHLSLIPELVSCEHEKVELTAYRYAFTVIANITVYAVAWLMFHFQGDDPTVTDNLGPADITVFRNLSLIVVGIGALFSLLFHLGTREKGARTSQEEDGSSPGERQPLLKNSTVAPPTNLLQWQHWLRQPSFYQVAVLYMSTRLIVNLSQTYISMYLTYTLLLPKKYIATIPLVMYVSGFASSFIMKPLSKLTGKCITYFMGLLLILAFSYWVLLDTHMGDKVYGAAVLLGVGSATILVMSLAMTAELIGDQTQSGAFVYGAMSFTDKVANGLGVMIIQALHPCRTIVCCPACVWYYHYAMVIVTGGVAILAALGLCTILIWPIKIVHHLPEVTGLMGSDREDSESSEQPSIN, from the exons ATGTCGGACTCTTCCGAAAACTCGTTACCCGCTCTCAGGCAGTTGAGTTACGCGGTGGGACACTTTCTCAATGACCTGTGTGCCTCTATGTGGTTTACATACCTGCTGGTGTTTTATCACTCAGTGTTGGGCTTTCAGAACACGAATGCTGGTGTGTTGTTGCTGGTGGGGCAGATAGCAGATGGAGTGTGTACACCGCTAATCGGCTACGAGTCTGATAAAACACCCGGCTGTGGCTCTTATGGAAAGAGAAAGACGTGGCATTTAGTTG GAACTTTTAGCGTCTTGCTGTCCTTCCCCTTTGTATTTAACCAGTGCCTGGGCTGTGATCTGAACACACCACAGTGGGTCAGTCTCACCTACTTCACCCCCTTCATTGTGATCTtccagtttggctgggcggccaccCAGATTTCCCATCTGTCCCTCATTCCCGAGCTGGTGTCCTGTGAGCATGAAAAAGTGGAGCTCACTGCATACAG GTATGCCTTCACAGTGATAGCCAACATCACAGTGTATGCCGTGGCCTGGCTGATGTTTCATTTTCAAGGGGATGACCCCACTGTTACAGACAACCTCGGCCCTGCTGACATCACTGTTTTCAGA aatttaagTCTCATAGTGGTGGGCATTGGAGCACTGTTCTCGCTGCTGTTTCACCTGGGCACACGGGAGAAGGGAGCACGTACCAGTCAGGAGGAGGATGGGTCCAGTCCTGGGGAGCGCCAACCTCTTCTCAAGAACTCCACTGTGGCCCCTCCCACCAATCTGCTGCAATGGCAACACTGGCTGAGACAGCCATCATTCTACCAG GTGGCTGTGCTTTACATGTCAACCAGACTAATAGTGAACCTGTCACAGACATACATTTCCATGTACCTCACCTATACACTACTGCTGCCAAAG AAGTACATAGCCACTATTCCCCTTGTTATGTATGTGAGTGGCTTTGCTTCCTCATTTATCATGAAGCCTCTTAGCAAACTGACAGGGAAATGT ATTACCTATTTTATGGGACTGCTGCTGATTCTTGCATTCTCCTATTGGGTGCTGCTGGACACACATATGGGAGACAAGGTGTATGGGGCAGCTGTATTATTAGGGGTGGGGTCCGCCACCATCCTAGTGATGTCACTTGCCATGACCGCTGAACTCATAGGAGATCAGACA CAAAGTGGGGCTTTTGTGTATGGTGCTATGAGCTTCACTGACAAGGTTGCTAATGGTCTGGGAGTTATGATCATCCAAGCCCTGCACCCCTGCCG CACGATAGTATGCTGTCCAGCCTGCGTATGGTATTACCACTATGCCATGGTCATTGTCACTGGTGGAGTGGCCATTTTAGCAGCTCTTGGCCTCTGCACAATCCTTATCTGGCCCATAAAGATTGTTCACC ATCTGCCTGAAGTGACTGGCCTTATGGGGAGTGATAGAGAAGACTCTGAGAGCTCTGAGCAGCCTTCAATCAACTGA